In one Mucilaginibacter ginsenosidivorax genomic region, the following are encoded:
- a CDS encoding arsenic transporter translates to MTSIYIWIISFLAIAGVITRPFKVAEAWWATMGAALLIALGLITLRDGLAGIAKGTDVYLFLTGMMLLAETAREEKLFDWLAAHATRLAKGSANRLFLLIYLVGVVVTVFLSNDATAVVLTPAVAAAVKAAKVDKPLPYLLICAFIANAASFVLPISNPANLVIYGSHMPPLLHWLPQYLLPSFFAITVTYIMLRFTQREALKAKIETDITIPVLTQGGKTAIIGVGATAIILLIASALDIQLGLPTAITGILTSAIVVIRAKKNPWMVVKGVSWAVLPLVAGLFIIVEALGKTGIIERLTTLLHENAAHSVNATAWGSGIITAFACNLMNNLPAGLIAGNVVQGNVPEIIKSSVLIGIDLGPNLSVTGSLATILWLVALRREGLDVSFWTFLKLGALVMTAALLFAIAALWV, encoded by the coding sequence ATGACATCTATTTACATCTGGATCATCTCATTTTTAGCCATTGCCGGGGTTATTACCCGGCCGTTTAAAGTAGCCGAAGCGTGGTGGGCAACAATGGGCGCGGCATTGTTGATTGCCCTGGGGTTAATTACCTTAAGGGATGGCTTAGCCGGCATAGCCAAAGGAACGGATGTTTACCTGTTTTTAACAGGCATGATGCTGCTTGCAGAAACGGCCCGCGAAGAAAAGCTTTTTGACTGGCTGGCGGCCCACGCCACCCGATTGGCCAAAGGATCGGCAAACAGGCTTTTCCTGCTCATATACCTGGTAGGCGTTGTAGTTACCGTATTCCTATCAAACGATGCCACAGCGGTTGTGCTTACCCCTGCAGTGGCTGCCGCTGTAAAGGCAGCTAAAGTAGATAAACCTTTGCCCTACCTTTTAATTTGCGCGTTTATAGCCAATGCCGCCTCGTTTGTGTTGCCCATATCAAACCCTGCCAACCTGGTAATTTACGGCAGCCATATGCCGCCACTGTTACATTGGTTGCCGCAATATTTATTGCCCTCTTTTTTTGCCATAACGGTTACCTATATTATGTTGCGCTTTACACAGCGCGAGGCTTTAAAAGCAAAAATTGAAACGGATATAACTATCCCGGTTTTGACCCAGGGCGGCAAAACAGCCATCATTGGTGTAGGCGCCACAGCCATTATTTTACTGATTGCATCGGCGCTTGATATTCAGTTGGGTTTGCCCACTGCCATAACAGGAATTTTAACATCGGCCATTGTAGTGATCAGGGCTAAAAAAAATCCGTGGATGGTTGTAAAAGGGGTTTCATGGGCGGTGCTGCCCCTTGTTGCCGGGTTATTTATAATTGTGGAGGCATTGGGCAAAACCGGTATAATAGAACGTTTAACAACCCTGCTTCATGAAAATGCTGCACATTCTGTAAATGCAACGGCCTGGGGTAGCGGCATAATTACCGCCTTTGCCTGCAACCTGATGAATAACCTGCCAGCCGGATTAATAGCCGGAAATGTTGTTCAAGGTAATGTGCCCGAAATCATTAAAAGTTCGGTACTCATTGGTATCGACCTGGGGCCAAACCTGTCGGTAACGGGCTCGTTGGCAACTATCCTGTGGCTGGTTGCCCTACGCCGCGAAGGACTGGATGTAAGCTTTTGGACATTTTTAAAGCTGGGGGCGTTAGTTATGACAGCTGCGTTGCTGTTTGCGATCGCCGCGTTGTGGGTATAA
- a CDS encoding molybdenum cofactor biosynthesis protein MoaE codes for MTNTQIILSANTLDIQACINWIMSPESGGIDVFIGTVRNATKGKTVLKLDFEAYEPMAISEMHKIASQAFDKWPVQKILIHHRTGELQVGEVPVIIAVSAAHRDAAFDACRYIIDTLKQTVPIWKKEAFEDGDVWVAAHP; via the coding sequence ATGACCAACACACAAATAATACTATCCGCAAACACACTGGATATCCAGGCTTGTATCAATTGGATTATGTCGCCCGAATCTGGCGGGATAGATGTGTTTATCGGTACAGTACGCAACGCTACCAAAGGCAAAACTGTGCTAAAGCTTGATTTTGAAGCGTACGAACCTATGGCCATCAGCGAAATGCACAAGATAGCCAGCCAGGCTTTTGATAAATGGCCTGTACAAAAAATATTGATCCATCACCGCACTGGTGAATTGCAGGTTGGCGAAGTACCGGTAATTATAGCGGTATCCGCCGCTCACCGGGATGCTGCTTTTGATGCCTGCCGTTATATTATAGATACTTTAAAACAAACCGTACCTATCTGGAAAAAGGAGGCTTTTGAAGATGGAGATGTTTGGGTAGCGGCCCATCCTTGA
- a CDS encoding FdhF/YdeP family oxidoreductase, with protein sequence MSEHIKEQPAAENPEELLDLKLTKPKTWAAGIPAVTVAMVDILQESGFVRGMEGLFKMNKKDGFDCSGCAWPDPDDDRSPIAEYCENGAKALAEEATTKKLTAEFFAQNSVFDLAKLNDYEIGKKGRIAQPVYLPKGASHYQPISWDEAFKKIADKLNSLASPNEAAFYTSGRTSNEASFTYQLFIREYGTNNMPDCSNMCHESTSLGLAEAIGIGKGTVTLNDFYDTDVIIIMGQNPGTNHPRMLSALEKAKKHGSKIIAVNPLHEAGLMGFKNPQTVKGVLGITTQLADLYLQVKINGDMALLKAIEKLLYKAELESPGTVFDHEFIKNNTEGYVAFLNHLNEYDINHLANEAGVPLAQIEQAADILKDKTRIIICWAMGVTQHKNGVATVKEIVNLAMLKGTIGKPGAGLCPVRGHSNVQGNRTMMIFDKPKPKQLDKLKEVFGFEPPRQHGYDVVESIQAMHEGKLKVFFAMGGNFLSATPDTTYTADAMRKLEMSVHVSTKLNRSHLVHGDEALILPTLSRSDKDMVNGEAQFISCENSMGVVQMSKGMLEPISKDLLSENQIVCRLAKATLGKRSVIDWDKYAKSYDAVRDDIAKVIPGFDDYNQKVRVPAGFYLPNGPREGKFENIKFGNKVDFNIAGLPLHESKTGEFRMTTIRSHDQFNTTIYGLNDRYRGVHNERRVIFMNEKDIAKAGFKQGEHVDLYNNFGGVERVARLFVVVPYNVPEGNTATYYPEANVLIPIDSVAEGSNTPTSKLVFISIKKHGVK encoded by the coding sequence ATGAGCGAGCACATCAAAGAGCAACCTGCTGCAGAAAATCCGGAAGAACTGCTCGACCTGAAATTAACTAAACCCAAAACATGGGCGGCCGGCATTCCGGCTGTAACGGTTGCTATGGTTGATATTTTGCAGGAGTCGGGGTTTGTGCGCGGGATGGAAGGCTTGTTTAAGATGAACAAGAAAGATGGTTTCGACTGCTCTGGCTGTGCCTGGCCCGATCCGGATGATGACCGGTCGCCAATTGCCGAGTATTGTGAGAACGGCGCAAAAGCCCTTGCCGAAGAAGCCACCACCAAAAAGCTTACTGCCGAATTTTTTGCCCAAAACTCTGTTTTTGATTTGGCCAAACTGAACGATTACGAGATAGGCAAAAAAGGCCGGATAGCACAGCCTGTATACCTGCCTAAAGGCGCGTCGCACTACCAACCGATAAGTTGGGACGAGGCTTTTAAAAAGATAGCCGACAAATTGAATAGCCTGGCATCGCCAAATGAAGCTGCATTTTATACCTCGGGGCGCACCAGTAACGAGGCTTCGTTTACTTACCAACTGTTTATTCGCGAGTATGGTACCAACAATATGCCCGATTGCTCAAACATGTGCCACGAATCAACCAGCCTGGGGCTGGCCGAGGCCATTGGCATAGGCAAAGGAACAGTTACACTGAACGATTTTTACGATACCGACGTAATTATTATCATGGGGCAAAACCCCGGCACCAATCATCCCAGGATGCTTAGCGCCCTGGAAAAAGCTAAAAAACATGGGTCTAAGATCATTGCTGTAAATCCGCTGCATGAGGCGGGGTTGATGGGCTTTAAAAATCCGCAAACGGTGAAAGGCGTATTAGGAATAACCACCCAATTAGCCGATTTGTACCTACAGGTGAAGATCAACGGTGATATGGCGTTGTTGAAAGCTATTGAAAAGCTGCTATATAAAGCCGAACTGGAATCTCCCGGTACGGTGTTCGACCATGAATTTATAAAAAACAATACCGAAGGCTACGTAGCATTTTTAAACCATCTTAACGAATATGATATAAACCACCTGGCTAACGAAGCCGGAGTGCCATTAGCGCAGATAGAGCAAGCCGCCGATATACTTAAGGATAAAACCCGCATTATTATTTGCTGGGCCATGGGTGTTACCCAGCATAAAAACGGCGTTGCCACCGTTAAAGAAATTGTTAACCTGGCTATGCTGAAAGGCACTATAGGTAAACCCGGCGCCGGCCTTTGCCCGGTGCGTGGCCACAGCAATGTGCAGGGCAACCGAACCATGATGATATTTGATAAGCCTAAACCTAAACAGCTGGACAAGCTGAAAGAGGTTTTTGGTTTTGAGCCGCCACGTCAACACGGTTACGATGTGGTGGAGTCGATACAGGCGATGCATGAAGGGAAGCTGAAGGTGTTTTTTGCTATGGGAGGCAATTTCCTGTCGGCTACGCCAGATACCACTTATACGGCCGATGCCATGCGAAAGCTCGAAATGTCTGTCCATGTATCTACCAAACTCAACCGCAGTCATTTAGTACATGGCGATGAAGCTTTGATATTACCAACGCTTTCGCGCAGTGATAAAGATATGGTTAATGGCGAAGCGCAGTTTATCAGCTGCGAAAACTCAATGGGGGTTGTGCAAATGTCGAAGGGGATGCTGGAACCCATCTCTAAGGATTTGCTGAGCGAGAACCAGATTGTTTGCAGGCTGGCTAAAGCCACCTTAGGCAAGCGTTCTGTTATTGATTGGGATAAGTATGCCAAAAGTTATGATGCAGTGCGCGATGACATTGCTAAAGTGATTCCCGGTTTTGATGATTATAATCAAAAGGTACGTGTACCGGCTGGCTTTTATTTGCCTAATGGCCCGCGGGAAGGCAAGTTTGAAAATATTAAGTTCGGCAATAAGGTTGATTTTAACATTGCCGGCCTGCCCCTACACGAATCCAAAACGGGAGAATTCCGGATGACCACCATCCGCAGCCATGATCAGTTTAATACAACCATCTACGGGCTGAACGACCGCTATCGCGGAGTCCATAATGAGCGCAGGGTAATATTTATGAACGAAAAAGACATTGCCAAAGCCGGTTTTAAACAAGGAGAACACGTGGACCTTTACAATAACTTTGGCGGGGTTGAACGCGTGGCCCGCCTGTTTGTGGTGGTCCCTTATAACGTCCCCGAAGGAAACACAGCAACCTATTACCCCGAAGCCAACGTATTGATCCCAATTGACAGCGTAGCTGAGGGAAGTAATACGCCTACATCAAAATTGGTATTTATCAGTATAAAAAAGCACGGGGTTAAGTGA
- a CDS encoding DUF7009 family protein, whose amino-acid sequence MKIRIKGNSLRYRLTKSDIAQLVEEGHLQEEVDFGSQQLYYAIKVVDDDHLSSIFRENTIILFVPKNVITELAETDKVGFEGKHGSLNLLVEKDFTCLDNVAEDQSDNYPNPLLTKKI is encoded by the coding sequence ATGAAAATACGTATTAAAGGCAACTCATTAAGATACAGGCTTACCAAAAGCGATATTGCACAACTGGTAGAGGAAGGCCATTTGCAGGAAGAGGTGGACTTTGGCAGCCAGCAACTGTACTACGCTATTAAAGTTGTTGATGACGATCACCTGTCATCAATATTCAGGGAGAATACGATTATCCTGTTTGTGCCAAAAAATGTGATTACAGAACTGGCGGAAACTGATAAGGTGGGTTTTGAAGGTAAACATGGCAGCCTGAACTTATTAGTTGAAAAAGATTTTACCTGTCTTGATAATGTCGCTGAAGACCAGAGTGATAACTACCCAAACCCATTGCTTACTAAAAAGATATGA
- a CDS encoding MoaD/ThiS family protein produces the protein MKINVLAFGVTKEIFGSGLVSLELTNDATIYNLKYALEQQYPRLKQLASYMVAVNNEYALPGDTIHERDEIAIIPPVSGG, from the coding sequence ATGAAGATCAATGTATTGGCATTTGGTGTTACAAAGGAGATATTTGGCAGCGGGTTGGTGAGTTTGGAACTTACAAATGATGCCACCATTTACAATTTAAAATATGCGCTGGAGCAGCAGTACCCCCGCCTAAAACAACTGGCATCGTACATGGTGGCCGTCAATAATGAATACGCTTTGCCGGGAGATACCATTCACGAGCGGGACGAAATAGCTATTATTCCTCCAGTGAGCGGAGGATAA
- a CDS encoding molybdopterin molybdotransferase MoeA: MTTVEQAENLILARLRNYGDESVPFDQALGKVLAEDIKADRDLPPFNRVTMDGIAISFKAIKDGINTFRIKATQAAGDEPVEIDDLNGCIEIMTGAVLPASADTIIRYEDVEIKDGLASIDAEGIKQGQNIHVQGIDKRLGEVLASAGQLVTPAIIGVAASVGKTHLLVKKMPKVVIISSGDELVDVHEMPSPYQIRKSNSYTVKAVLQQHGLQPNVLHIPDDPEVTKTQIQHCLQNYDVLLLSGGISMGKFDYIPQALDDLQVTKLFHKVAQRPGKPFWFGQYKDKVLVFAFPGNPVATFMCLNRYFLTWLNATLGLPQQLPVYAVLDSDFQFGPALQYYLQVKLYSNTQGQLMASPVEGNGSGDFANLADTEAFLELPLERSEFKQGEVFKVWRFV, translated from the coding sequence ATGACAACTGTTGAACAAGCCGAAAATCTGATATTGGCCCGGTTAAGAAATTACGGGGATGAAAGCGTTCCCTTTGACCAGGCCCTGGGCAAGGTATTGGCAGAAGACATTAAAGCCGACCGCGACTTGCCCCCCTTTAACCGGGTAACTATGGATGGCATCGCCATCAGTTTTAAGGCTATAAAAGATGGCATCAATACTTTCCGCATAAAAGCAACCCAGGCCGCGGGCGATGAACCTGTGGAGATTGATGATCTGAATGGATGCATCGAGATTATGACCGGAGCCGTGTTACCCGCATCGGCAGATACCATAATTCGTTATGAGGATGTAGAGATAAAAGATGGTCTGGCCAGCATTGATGCAGAAGGTATTAAGCAAGGCCAGAATATTCATGTACAGGGGATAGATAAAAGGCTGGGAGAAGTATTGGCATCGGCCGGCCAGTTAGTTACACCGGCAATTATCGGCGTGGCGGCATCGGTAGGCAAAACCCATCTGCTGGTTAAGAAAATGCCAAAAGTGGTAATTATCTCATCGGGAGATGAATTGGTTGATGTGCATGAAATGCCATCGCCCTACCAGATCCGTAAATCAAATAGCTATACCGTTAAGGCGGTTTTACAGCAGCATGGTTTGCAACCAAATGTTTTACATATTCCGGACGATCCTGAAGTAACCAAAACGCAGATACAACACTGCCTGCAAAATTACGATGTATTGCTGTTAAGCGGCGGCATCAGCATGGGCAAGTTTGATTATATTCCACAGGCGCTGGATGATTTGCAGGTAACAAAGCTCTTTCACAAAGTAGCTCAGCGGCCTGGCAAACCGTTTTGGTTTGGCCAATACAAGGATAAGGTATTGGTTTTCGCGTTTCCAGGTAACCCGGTAGCCACTTTTATGTGCCTGAACCGGTATTTTTTAACCTGGCTGAATGCCACTTTAGGTTTACCCCAACAATTGCCGGTTTATGCTGTTTTAGATAGTGATTTTCAGTTCGGGCCTGCTTTGCAATACTATTTGCAGGTAAAGCTGTACAGCAACACGCAAGGGCAGCTTATGGCCTCGCCTGTTGAAGGCAATGGTTCCGGCGATTTTGCTAACTTAGCGGATACCGAAGCATTTTTGGAATTGCCCCTGGAAAGGAGTGAATTTAAGCAGGGCGAGGTGTTTAAGGTATGGCGGTTTGTCTGA
- a CDS encoding NTP transferase domain-containing protein, with protein MILNEHNQPEKKHKKHAKLVRPATGNFGRNEWAIVGGPCTVIKLLADDVIATLSATYKCAYADTSHNDDITLVPGRLASGAMLDYSDQVNYQQFNFQNPLMPYQLKQQFANADLVLVNGNHQQAKAQVVIIDNNKKASLLKRIEQLNNVQLFLLADNSDDVFDFIKETVPCWQQIPVYKLGDRDKIIAFFEANLKQNRPVLNGLILAGGQSLRMGVDKGSINWHGKPQRYHMADMLQPFCNQVFISHREGQLAEAEEPYPVLQDTFTGLGPYGAILSAFRENPDSAWLVIACDLPLMDDATLRKLVAWRNSSSVATAYHSPVTEFPEPLIAIWEPKSYPILLSFLAQGYSCPRKVLINTDITLLNAPDPEALTNVNTPEEMEIVKRAIHQKLAANL; from the coding sequence GTGATTTTAAACGAGCATAACCAGCCGGAAAAAAAGCACAAAAAGCATGCTAAGCTGGTGCGGCCGGCCACAGGTAACTTTGGCCGTAACGAATGGGCCATTGTTGGCGGGCCATGTACGGTTATCAAACTACTGGCCGACGATGTGATAGCAACACTATCGGCAACATACAAATGTGCTTATGCTGATACATCGCACAATGATGATATTACTCTGGTTCCCGGGCGCCTGGCAAGCGGGGCCATGCTGGATTATAGCGACCAGGTAAACTACCAGCAATTCAACTTTCAAAACCCGCTGATGCCCTACCAGCTTAAACAGCAATTTGCCAATGCCGATCTGGTATTGGTTAATGGTAACCATCAGCAGGCCAAAGCGCAGGTGGTTATTATCGATAACAATAAAAAAGCATCGTTATTAAAACGCATTGAGCAACTTAATAATGTGCAGTTGTTTTTATTGGCCGATAACAGCGACGATGTTTTTGATTTTATAAAGGAAACCGTGCCCTGCTGGCAACAGATCCCGGTTTATAAATTGGGCGACAGGGACAAGATCATTGCCTTTTTTGAAGCCAACCTGAAACAAAACAGGCCAGTACTAAACGGCCTTATATTGGCAGGAGGCCAAAGCTTGCGAATGGGCGTTGATAAAGGTAGCATCAACTGGCATGGCAAGCCGCAGCGGTATCACATGGCCGATATGTTACAGCCATTTTGTAACCAGGTATTTATATCGCACAGGGAGGGCCAGCTGGCTGAAGCTGAAGAGCCGTACCCGGTTTTGCAGGATACCTTTACCGGGCTTGGTCCATACGGGGCTATATTATCTGCCTTTAGGGAAAACCCGGACAGTGCCTGGCTGGTGATAGCTTGCGATTTGCCTTTAATGGACGATGCCACTTTGCGCAAACTGGTGGCCTGGCGCAATAGCTCGTCAGTTGCTACCGCTTATCATAGTCCTGTTACCGAATTTCCTGAACCATTGATAGCCATTTGGGAGCCTAAGAGTTATCCAATACTATTGTCATTCCTGGCACAGGGATATTCCTGCCCACGCAAGGTGTTGATTAATACCGATATCACCCTGTTAAATGCACCCGACCCTGAAGCGTTAACTAACGTGAATACGCCCGAAGAAATGGAGATTGTTAAAAGGGCGATCCACCAAAAATTAGCTGCCAACTTATGA
- a CDS encoding GNAT family N-acetyltransferase: MNIRKATLADQTALSDLLDQLGYPGTGDFLSANLERILSQPQSEVLIYEADGKVLGFIAFDFLTQLVVKGDFARISCFAVDENARGMGVGKALEEHFTNLAIARKCDRIEVHCHSRRVDAHRFYYRQGYHESPKYLMKSLADRQA; this comes from the coding sequence ATGAACATCAGAAAAGCCACATTGGCAGATCAGACAGCATTATCAGATTTACTGGACCAGCTTGGCTACCCGGGAACCGGGGATTTTTTGTCTGCCAATTTAGAACGAATACTTAGCCAGCCGCAATCGGAGGTTTTGATTTATGAAGCCGATGGCAAAGTTTTAGGCTTTATCGCTTTTGATTTTTTAACACAGTTGGTAGTTAAAGGTGATTTTGCGCGGATAAGCTGTTTTGCTGTAGATGAAAACGCCCGTGGCATGGGAGTAGGCAAAGCGCTGGAAGAACATTTTACCAATTTGGCCATCGCAAGAAAATGCGACCGGATTGAAGTGCATTGCCACTCACGAAGGGTTGATGCGCACCGGTTTTATTACCGGCAGGGCTACCACGAATCGCCAAAGTATTTAATGAAATCATTAGCCGACCGACAAGCATGA
- the moaC gene encoding cyclic pyranopterin monophosphate synthase MoaC — protein MLTHIDKQGNPTMVDVSAKQVTHRTATARSIVVLPDEVLQHLADGDLISKKGPVFQTAIIAGIMAAKKTGDLIPLCHPLGMDNCSVTVQVNEQQEIVIECTASITAKTGIEMEALVGASVAALTVYDMCKAMSHDIVIKETKLIAKTGGKRDFKRA, from the coding sequence ATGTTAACCCACATAGATAAACAAGGCAATCCAACAATGGTTGATGTATCTGCAAAGCAGGTTACACACCGCACAGCCACGGCACGCAGCATCGTGGTGTTGCCTGATGAGGTTTTGCAGCATTTGGCTGATGGTGATTTGATTAGTAAAAAAGGACCTGTATTTCAAACAGCCATCATAGCCGGTATTATGGCGGCCAAAAAAACAGGCGATCTGATTCCGCTTTGCCACCCGCTGGGAATGGATAATTGCAGCGTTACAGTACAGGTGAACGAACAACAGGAAATTGTGATTGAATGTACGGCCAGCATAACTGCTAAAACGGGTATCGAGATGGAGGCGCTGGTTGGTGCCTCTGTAGCGGCGCTTACCGTTTATGATATGTGCAAGGCCATGAGCCATGACATTGTTATAAAAGAAACCAAACTGATAGCAAAAACAGGAGGTAAACGTGATTTTAAACGAGCATAA
- a CDS encoding HesA/MoeB/ThiF family protein, producing the protein MTDNDLRYTCQIALPGFSETTQQLLQQAKVLVVGAGGLGCPSAQYLTSSGVGTIGIADFDVVSISNLHRQILYTPGDVGRQKATLACQRLQLQNPGVKLIPYTDKITSDNVLEIVGGYDIVVDGTDNFETRYLLNDACVISGKPLVYGAIYQFEGQVALWNVAVKDDQRSPNYRDLFPQVDATQIPNCTEGGVIPTLAGIIGCMQANEVIKYITKTGELLAGKVLIFDAQSMQSRIIRIGSITKTNIRRLATTVTIPTISGEELKARMERDPTIELIDVRTEQERDACDIGGTHIPLDELESYLPYFASTNTKVFYCATGKRSGEAVKLILKKIPEADVLSLAGGIVGYVSLDH; encoded by the coding sequence ATGACCGATAATGATTTAAGATACACTTGCCAGATAGCCTTGCCGGGTTTCAGCGAAACCACCCAGCAACTTTTGCAGCAGGCCAAAGTACTGGTAGTAGGGGCGGGCGGATTAGGCTGCCCTTCGGCGCAATACCTTACCTCCTCAGGTGTGGGTACTATAGGTATTGCCGATTTTGATGTAGTATCCATCAGTAACCTGCACCGGCAGATCTTGTATACACCCGGCGATGTGGGCCGGCAAAAAGCTACACTTGCCTGCCAACGTTTGCAATTGCAAAACCCTGGGGTAAAACTCATACCTTATACCGACAAAATCACATCTGATAATGTCCTGGAAATTGTTGGTGGATATGATATTGTTGTGGATGGTACCGATAATTTCGAGACACGATATTTACTAAACGACGCCTGTGTAATAAGCGGGAAGCCCCTGGTTTATGGGGCTATTTACCAGTTTGAAGGCCAGGTAGCCCTATGGAATGTAGCGGTTAAAGACGATCAGCGTTCGCCCAATTACCGTGACTTGTTCCCGCAGGTTGATGCCACCCAGATTCCTAACTGTACCGAAGGCGGTGTAATACCCACCCTGGCAGGTATAATTGGCTGCATGCAGGCCAATGAAGTGATAAAATACATCACCAAAACCGGCGAACTGCTGGCGGGTAAAGTGCTGATTTTTGATGCACAAAGTATGCAAAGCCGCATCATCAGGATAGGGTCGATTACCAAAACCAATATCAGGCGGTTGGCAACTACGGTAACTATTCCAACGATATCTGGCGAGGAGCTGAAAGCACGAATGGAACGGGACCCGACTATCGAGTTGATTGATGTACGTACTGAACAGGAACGCGATGCCTGCGATATAGGGGGCACCCATATTCCGCTGGACGAACTGGAAAGCTACCTGCCTTATTTTGCCAGCACCAATACAAAGGTTTTCTATTGCGCTACCGGTAAAAGGAGCGGAGAAGCAGTGAAGCTGATATTAAAAAAGATCCCCGAGGCTGATGTATTGTCGTTAGCGGGAGGGATTGTTGGCTATGTTTCATTGGATCATTAG
- a CDS encoding DUF5808 domain-containing protein, translated as MNEFDRNNYEYWKWGIFYNNPTDSSIWVSKRTGLGWTLNFAHPLSYLIMVLLVIAPLFIGLVSTGLLKF; from the coding sequence ATGAACGAATTTGACCGCAATAACTATGAATACTGGAAATGGGGCATTTTTTATAACAACCCTACTGACTCATCTATCTGGGTATCCAAACGCACCGGCCTCGGCTGGACGTTAAATTTTGCTCATCCTTTATCGTACCTGATTATGGTGTTGCTGGTGATAGCGCCGTTATTTATTGGATTGGTTAGCACTGGCCTGTTGAAGTTTTAA
- the fdhD gene encoding formate dehydrogenase accessory sulfurtransferase FdhD has protein sequence MAANSEKHIPIIKVNASSGVITTDTLAVEEPLEIRLEYGTEPGRQIQNISITMRTPGHDAELAKGFLFTEGIIKNVDDIAATAHSFIACAGEKENVIQVTLNPGIEPSLQNTGRNFYTTSSCGVCGKSSIDAIRTVSSFAALEADEDTILTDVLYRLPLILERHQRVFANTGGLHASALFTTEGELLLLREDVGRHNALDKLIGAALGYGWLPLRQTVLLLSGRASFELVQKAAMAGINIIAAVGAPSSLAVQLAEEFNITLIGFLRDERFNIYTAAHRVQIPGSKIADSGRVPAENILHP, from the coding sequence ATGGCCGCCAATTCTGAAAAGCATATTCCAATTATTAAAGTGAACGCATCATCGGGTGTTATAACTACTGATACCCTTGCTGTAGAAGAGCCACTGGAAATACGATTGGAATACGGCACCGAACCCGGGCGCCAAATACAGAATATATCGATAACTATGCGAACGCCGGGGCACGATGCCGAACTGGCCAAAGGTTTTTTATTTACAGAAGGCATTATCAAAAATGTAGATGATATAGCCGCCACGGCCCATAGCTTTATTGCCTGTGCCGGGGAAAAAGAGAATGTGATACAGGTTACGTTAAACCCGGGAATTGAGCCCAGTCTGCAAAATACAGGGCGTAATTTTTATACTACGTCCAGCTGTGGCGTTTGCGGCAAAAGCTCTATCGATGCCATACGCACTGTAAGCAGTTTCGCTGCACTGGAGGCCGATGAAGATACCATTTTAACGGATGTTTTATACCGGTTACCCCTCATTTTAGAAAGGCATCAGCGCGTATTTGCCAATACGGGTGGTTTACACGCTTCGGCCTTATTTACTACCGAAGGCGAACTTTTACTATTACGCGAAGATGTGGGCAGGCACAACGCGCTTGATAAGCTGATAGGGGCTGCACTTGGCTATGGCTGGCTGCCCCTACGGCAAACTGTATTGCTGCTTAGTGGCAGGGCAAGTTTTGAATTGGTGCAGAAAGCAGCAATGGCAGGCATTAACATTATAGCGGCCGTTGGCGCGCCATCAAGCCTGGCCGTGCAATTGGCCGAAGAGTTTAATATTACGCTGATAGGTTTTTTGCGCGATGAACGTTTTAATATTTACACCGCGGCACACCGCGTACAGATACCTGGCAGTAAAATTGCCGATAGCGGCAGGGTTCCCGCCGAAAACATACTACACCCATGA